cacgcttgcgcgacacggagggcaccataggacaacaccaaaataaaacatacaactcataccaatctagatcatcaatcaacgcaaagacaaaggatatctactcaaaacatcataggatggcaacacatcattggataataatatgtggcataaagcaccatgttcaagtagggattacagcggggtgcgggagagtggaccgcgtagaagatatgaggatggtgatgatgatggtgatgttcatgaagacgatcaccgcggtgatgattccctcccgatggcactccggcgtcACTGAGAGataggaggagaggttctcccccttgtgcttcctcctccatggcctcccccctagatggggagaggttctccctctggatcttggccttcatggcgatgatggcccctccgggatcctcctccatggcctccggtgatgatggccccctccggcaaggtgccagaGAGGgtctagattgatttctcatggctatagaggcttgcggtggcagaacttccgatctaggttaatttttggaggtttgggtatttataggagaggttggcgtcgagaacaagtcagtggtccccacgggtagtccacgaggcacaggggcgcgccccccaccctcgtggggcccacgagaCTCCCCTCtggtagatttttgttccagtattttttatattttccagaaaaattctccgttgattttcagcgcattccgggaacttttatttctgcacaaaaacaacaccacggtagttctgctgaaaacagcgtcagttgcggttagttctaatcaaatcataccaagatcatataaaacaatagtaaacatggcatgaatacttcataaattatcgatacgttggagacttatcaacatcatctctttcccatggtgatttggatttcgatccgaggtcggatctttcccaagggggaggggatgatgtggagcatcctatggacatcaccatgtcaagagtccatttggcaagtgacacgtgcgacatctacttcatacatacaaaggtgaatcatctcctttacacgtgtccACTTGTACCtctcgaggatggtatactacttgaccccTCTCTCGTGTGCCTACATAGGTGTGAGCGGAGCTACAAATTTATCGAGGAGGAGTCCAAGAAGAAGAGAACATCTACGCCATCCAAGAAGGAAGCCTGGAATCGAAGAAGGAAGCGCCAAGAAGAAGGCAGCAGCTCCCAggcgaccccgtgcgcacgggcgtGTACCGTGCCCACGGGACCCCCGTGTCCACGGGCCTCACGGACCCCGTGCGCATGGGCTCATGCGTCAGGTCTCTagataccccgtgcgcacgggctccaCTTACCCCGTGCACATGGGGCCCCCTGAGTGTTGTTGCGGGCTTTGCCCATGTAATCCCCATTTCGCCCCTGCTTACCCCTTCATCCCTTGGACCTATATAtactcctcttcctcctccaatTAGACTCAGCTAAGAATTGATCTAAACAttagagcttagctcatgtatctctccttgtgggattcctcttgagagagagacactccattggagttcaagacctccattggagaAGATCCATAGTGGATAAAGCCCCCATCTAGGGAAGGATCTATCTAGATCATCAAGCCCTCATCTCCTTCataggatttgggatgaactctaccatgtatcttgtttccctttgattgttcatgtaccttgtggatcttgtgtggatttgagtctagtggatgtgtgattggatttgttcttgagtgttcctcttgtgatttcccccttgtgttcttcttgttcttggggatttcccctccaattcgtgaaagatctccacttagggttccaccctacagcAGAGGGGTTTGGGGGGACATGCGGTGCAACCTTTCTTCGAATTCCCCGCCGGCTGTCGGCGGATGGTGTAGCGACGGGTgctccggtggcggcggcggttgTGTGGGGAACGACTCGGGTACGGGCTGTTACAATTgaggcgagagagagagagagagagagaggagacgtcCACCTGCCTAGGGCCCACCTTTAGTGAGTTCCCTTCACCCCACCTATCAGGATATCAGGCGGTCCCATTAGTCAGGAGGAGACCCCAAAAGAACTAGTTGGGAGGTAACGGTCAAAGGCTTTGACCGGACGACAGTGCAATGTTCGGGCTTTTGTGAGCAGGTGGTGAAGGTGGGAGGGCAAAAGTGAGCAAAGTTAGTTGGCTTGGGCAAAACTGATGAGGACTAAGCAATGAGGGGTACAAAAATAGAAATCCCTAAAATAAATGGGCTAAAGCCTAATAATTTCAACGGACGGTTCAAAAAATTCGGAAGAGAACCACCTAGGAGATCCTTGTACTGTTTTGTCAAATGCCTCACATACTGAGAGATCAAGCCCAAAACTTGTTTCAAGGATATCCAAGTACACCTATTAAACACAATATAATCCCTAAAGTTCGAAAGACCCCATAGAACAACATAACTGATGATTACATTCAAGTGCAAGATTATTTTTGTTATGTGACCAAAATCAGCTACAAATTCAAAGGTATGCATAGAAATTCCAAACACTCAGATTTTAGAGATTAGGGGTTCAAGATTCGATTAACATTGTCTCCATGACTTTAAGGATtaaaaatcaaaaaataaaacGCATGACCCTTTCATCCTCCAAAAGAAAACACTCCTAGGCGATTAGGTTCCCTCCTCCTCCTATTGAAGCCGTCACCGGCCTGCCCTGCCGCCTTTGATGGCCTTTGGGCCATGGAGGTGCGGAGGACCTCGACAACCCGTTGGCAGAAGGGACCCCGCTCTCGTTCTTGTTAGCTTCATCGTCTTTGTTGGGGCTATGCGGTGTCTGTGAGGCCCCCTCAGTAGGAATAATGTCTCCCACATTCGATCCCCGTCCAGATGGTGCTTCTATTATCGCTGGAGGGCATGCAGAGGTGTGCCTTCGTTGGATCTTCTGGGATTCGGTCGGTGCTGGCCTTCTATGGATCTGTTTGGCAGTCTTTGTCCGTCTGCATGCTTGTGTTTATAGGTTTGACCCTTGTGATCTATGACTCTCTTCATCGATGACGGTTGTTGCTTTGGTGCACTGGTCGTGTTGGGCCCTAGCAAGACGACTTCTTGAGTGTCTAATACAACAAAGTTTGCTCGACTCCGATTAGGGTGGCGTGATGATGGAGACAAgccttcggctcgctccagtCCATGGACCCGGTTGTATATTTTTGTTACTTTTGATGTTCTTTGTACTGCCATAATTAATTATGAGTAGATTAGAAGTTTGTCCCACAAAAAAAAACGAAAATTGAAATGTGACATCGTGCTCATATGCTTCCCCATGAGCAATAAAATTTAAATAAATAGTAATAAAATATTTTAAGATAGTTTTTTCAAGGACATGTTCACGTGTTCTTAGTGTTTGCAAAATAGTAAAGAAAAGGCATGTGTGGTGATCTCAAAAAAAGCTCCCTTCGATACATATTACTTGTCGTTGGTTTAGTATAAAGCTGAGTTGTATTAAACCAACGATAAATAATATAGATTAGAGGGAGTAAAATTGGGCGATCAAAGGAAGGAGCCCTCTCTTTGTTTACCACACACATgtgtttttttaacacagtacataCGTAAGCACTCATATACATGCACATACACTCACCTATGAACGCACAGACGCACGccctatccctatgagcacctttgaaagactgagccggcatattatcttgaaatttatgaagtcactgtaggcacctcgtcgtcgacgggaacggcTCCTCTCACTCAATGCGCATCACCGGAAATCctaaaataaatccaggaataaatgcgagcaccaggacttaaACTCTGATGGGCTGGGATGTCACCGTctctctaaccatccaaccacatgttgctTCGCCACACGTGTTTTCTTGAAGGTAGAAGAGCTGTTCATATTCATTGTCGAAAACAAGCTTTACGTTcccctcaaaaaagaaaagagaaaacaagcTTTACGATTTACCAGAAAATATATGCCAACGAATACTCACGTTTATGCCATGGGATCTTGACCGTCCAATCGCAAATCCAACCGCCCATGCCTCGGGTCGCCCAATGAATGAAGCGCGGCAGCTGGTCACACCGAGCCAGAGCCACCCCTGCGCCCACCCATCCGCAACTCTTTCCCTCCACCCGCTCGCGCTCACGGCCGCCGCGatgccgccaccgccaccgccgccggtccacctccgcctccgggtCTCCATCACCCCGCCccaccctctccctctcccctactCCCGCCGCTTCTCCTCCGCCACTTCTGGCCCAGCCACCGCTCGCCACCTCTCCCTCCGCTGCGGCAGCCGGCGCCGCGTTCCCGTGTGCGCCGCGCGGAGCGAGGCCGCGGGGGCGGAGGGGTTCGACGAGGAGCTCGGGAGGCTCCTGGAGCTGCTCCCCGGGGAGCTGCGGCGGCGGGTGGAGGACCACCCGGAGCTCCCCGCGCTGGTGGAGGTGGTCATGGACCTCGGCCGCCCCCCGCTCGCGCGCTTCCCCTCCGGCGACTTCCTCCTCTCCCACCGCCCCATCTCCTTCGACGACCTCCGCCAGGCCACTGCCAAGGTCAGGCTCATTCTGAACACTACGATACGCTGCTACTCTGCATTATGAAACGAGTCCAATTTAGCTTATCTGCCTTTGGTAGGTTGGGGACTTTGGAGGGGACAATCGCGCCGGGATTAGCCGCACGCTGCACCGGATCAGCGCGATCAGGAACAGGCAGGGAGATATTGTAGGACTGACCTGCCGCGTCGGGAGGGCTGTGCCCGGAAGTGCTAATCTGCTTCAGGATTTGGTGAAGGATGGTGGGTCGTTGCTGCTCATTGGTCCACCAGGGGTGGGGAAGACAACTGTCATAAGGTATGCTTGGATGATTAAGAAACCTCCGGCAGTGATTTCACTACATTGTATAGTGTACTGGTGAATAGTGATAGATACTTACACCACACGTGTGGCAACTGTAACTAGAAGAGTTTCCATGCCAGTATGTACCAATTTTAGCATCAGATTATGCCTCGTCTTGCAGAGAAATTGCACGAATGCTAGCAGATGATTACGACAAGCGGGTGATGATTGTTGATACATCCAATGAGATAGGTGGAGATGGTGATATTCCTCACCCAGGAATAGGCAATGCCCGTAGGTTGCAAGTGCCCAACCAAGAAATGCAGCATAAGGTTTGTTCTCTTAAGTTTGTTGCCTTGTGGAGTTTGCACAATGTATATGCTTGCATCGTACTGCTCACAAGCCTATTGCTCGGCGTTGACATGCGTACTTAAAACAGATGTTACTACTTGTTTGTCAAGTTTGTCGgatgattttatacagtattgaACATTTATGTTCCTTTTAGCACACCGCTTACCTTGTATGTTAATTCTGTTCCTTTAATGCCGATCAGGTTTTGATAGAAGCTGTGGAAAATCACATGCCTCAGGCAATCGTCATTGATGAAATTGGAACTAAGCTAGAGGCTATGGCTGCTAGCACCATTGCACAGCGGGGGATACAACTTGTTGCCTCTGCTCATGGTTTAACAATAGAGAACCTGACCATGAATCCTTCACTAGATATGCTTGTAGGAGGAATACAGGTAATGACATGCTGCACTTGATTCTATTGACTGTTATGAAACGATCGTATTTTCACACTGCAGCAAAGATGAACTGTATCATTTCAGTTGAAGTTATGAACAGTGATGCAGGTCATCTAAATAACCTTAGTCGACTTTATTTTTTAGAGACAGTATGATTTTCTGTTCATGTAGCTTTAGAACATACTCCAAAATCAGTATCGCGAGATGGTGTTAGAGATCCAAATATTACTTGTTTTCTGTTTCACCATGGTTTCTAATTGATCTCTGCTCCATTGTTTCTCTAAGAGCGTCACCCTTGGCGATGAAGAAGCAAGCAGGAGAAGGGTCCAAAAAACGGTCCTAGAGCGCAAGGGCCCATCAACATTCGCATATGCTGTAGAGATCGTGTCGAAAACAGAGTTACGTGTCCATCGTAGTCTGGAAGCTACAGTAGATGCTCTGCTTGCAGGTTCTCTCTGATTGTGCCAATAATCAACTACATTATCACGTTACATTTGATGCTATGATTTTCCCATGGAGTCATAGTATACATGAATCTGTGATGCCATTATCATTAGATTTTGTTTTGGTGGTGCAGGTAGAATGCCTAATGTTGAAATTCGTAAGTTGGGTTCAACCGGCTCGGTGCAGCAGGAAGTTTCTGTGCAGAAGGATCAATTTCGTCGTGGTCCTTATGAAATTGCGTCTCAATTTGAAGTTGCTTCCTTAAGTAATGCAAGAACAAGCCTGGACTCTGCATTTAATATTGATTCTGCCAACGGACATATAGAGAACTCTAATGTGTCTGAGGCAGGCTTCAATCTCTATGCATATGGGGTACGATTTCTTCACTAGACCATTTCCTTGATGTTCATTTTTTTTACAGTGATCTTCAGTAGTTCGTTTACATGTTTAAGGTTTTACTTGAGGGTGTTGTTGTTAACACGATGCTTGTTTGGTATGTACGTTGATTCCATTTTGCTGTATAATATCAAACTTTTGGGGCTCTTTATGGAAGTATGCTGATCCTTACAGAAACAACAACAACAgtcaacaaagcctttagtctcAAACAAGTTGGGGATAGGTAGAgctgaaacccataagatctcgaaACCAATTCATGGTTCTGCCACGTGGATAGCTAACTTCCATGCCCCTGTCCAtggctagttctttggtgatattCTAGTCCTTCAGATCTCTCCttacggactcctcccatgtcagaTCTCTCCTTCAGATCTCTTAACATTATCAACACACTTTAACCATCctctatgcactggagcttctgaaGGGCTACGTTgtatatgcccaaaccatcttaGACGGTGTTtaacaagcttctcttcaatcggtgctaccccaactctatcatGTGTATCACCATTCCGGACCCGATCCTTTcttgtgtggccacacatccatctcaacatgggCATCTTCGCTAGACCTAAATGTTGAACATGTTGCCTTTTAGTCCGCCAACACTCAGCGCCATGCAACATTGTGGGTCGAATCAGTGGCGGAGCCAAAAACCCAATATAGAGTGGGCCAAACATGTTATATAATGTTAGAGGGGGCCAAATCATCTAAATCTTGCTAATTATGTTTGAAAAATGGAGGATTAAGAGCACATATAGCTGTATTTGTGAGAgcataggggggggggggggggggcaaggccCCTGCCAGCACCCCCCTGCCTCCTCCACTGGGTCGAATCGCTGTCCTATAGAAcctgccttttagcttttgtggcactctcttgtcacagagaatgccagaagcttggtgCCACTTCATtcatccggctttgattcgatgcctcacatcatcatcaatatcaaCATCCTTCTGCAGCATAGACCCCAAATATCGAAATGTGTCATTGTGAGGTACCACCTTCCCATCAAGGCCAACCTCCTCCTCGTGCCTACTAGTACTGAAACCGCACCTCATGTACTCAGTTTTACTTCTACTAAGCCTGAAATCTTTTGATTCCAAAGTTTGTCTCCATAGTTCTAACTTTCTATTAATCATcgactagcaccacatcatccccaaagagcatacaccatgggatatctccttgtatatcccttgtgagtTCATCCGTCACCAAAGCAAAAAGGTAAGGGCTCAAAGTTCACCCTTGGTGCAGTCCTATTTTAATCGAAAAGTCATCAGTGTAGCCATCACTTTTTCggacacttgtcacaacattatcgtacatgtccttgatgagggtaatgtactttgcttGGATTTTCCGTTTCTCCAAGGCTCATCGCATGGCATTCCgtggtatcttatcataggccttgTCCAAGTCAATGAAGACCATACGCAGGTCCTTCTTTTGCTCCTTGTATCACTCCATaaagttgtcgtaccaagaaaatggcttccatgatCGACCTCCTAGGCATGAAACCAGACTGTTTTTTGCTCACGCTTATCgttcttcttaagcggtgctcaatgactctccCATAGCTTCATCATATGGCTCATCAACTTAATTCCACGGTAACTAGTACAACTTTGAACATCCCCCTTattcttgaagattggtactaatatactctgcctccattcttctggcatcttgttagcccgaaaaatgaggttgaaaagcttagttagccatactatcgctGTCTCGGAGGCCTCTCCACACCTCAATGGTGATACAATCAGGGTCCATCACCTTGCCTGCTTTCATCGTTCTTAAAGCCTCCCTGACCTCAGACTCTTGGATTCAGCGAACAAACGCCTGCTGGTAtcatcaaaggagtcgtccaTCTCAATGGTAGAGCTCTCATTCTCTCCATCGAATAACTTCTCgaagtactcccgccatctatgctGGTCGTTCACTAGGAGCTGATCTGCTCtgtccttgatgcatttgacttggctGACATCCCTTGTCTTCCTCTCTATgatcttggccatcttatagatgCCCCTTTTGCCTTCCTTTGTGTCTAAGTGCTGG
This sequence is a window from Aegilops tauschii subsp. strangulata cultivar AL8/78 chromosome 7, Aet v6.0, whole genome shotgun sequence. Protein-coding genes within it:
- the LOC109775802 gene encoding protein SEEDLING PLASTID DEVELOPMENT 1 gives rise to the protein MPPPPPPPVHLRLRVSITPPHPLPLPYSRRFSSATSGPATARHLSLRCGSRRRVPVCAARSEAAGAEGFDEELGRLLELLPGELRRRVEDHPELPALVEVVMDLGRPPLARFPSGDFLLSHRPISFDDLRQATAKVGDFGGDNRAGISRTLHRISAIRNRQGDIVGLTCRVGRAVPGSANLLQDLVKDGGSLLLIGPPGVGKTTVIREIARMLADDYDKRVMIVDTSNEIGGDGDIPHPGIGNARRLQVPNQEMQHKVLIEAVENHMPQAIVIDEIGTKLEAMAASTIAQRGIQLVASAHGLTIENLTMNPSLDMLVGGIQSVTLGDEEASRRRVQKTVLERKGPSTFAYAVEIVSKTELRVHRSLEATVDALLAGRMPNVEIRKLGSTGSVQQEVSVQKDQFRRGPYEIASQFEVASLSNARTSLDSAFNIDSANGHIENSNVSEAGFNLYAYGISEEIALQAIKQLELEDMITLTYNISEADAVIALQSKLKKNSQIQAVLKSEDIPVFFAKTNSLVQITRALRVLVDDHVDGLIDVEDNEEVRSSVETDALEEARLAVEQVVIPKGESVQLLPRPSTIISSQVNLVETFNLKWEVTGKEPNACLRILPQFADREEGTTSEQGASPGLKDSDSSSDGMDYTQSGVTRLPFLPE